CATTCCTCGACCGAGGGTCTCGCCCACCTGCTGCCGGCCTATGCGGGCCGCACGATGCAGGCAGAGCTTGAAGCCCTGGAAAAGGGCCTCGGCAATCCGGTCCGCCCTGTCGTCGCTATTGTCGGCGGTGCCAAGGTCTCCACCAAGATCGACCTCCTGATGAATCTGGTGAAGAAGGTCGATGCGCTTGTCATCGGCGGCGGCATGGCCAACACCTTCCTTGCTGCCCGCGGTACCAACGTCGGCAAGTCGCTCTGCGAACATGACCTTGCCGATACCGCAAAGCAGATCATGATCGAAGCCGCTGCCTCCGGCTGTGCGATCGTGCTGCCGGAAGACGGCGTTGTCGCTCGTGAATTCAAGGCTGGTGCCGACAACGAAGTCGTCGCGATCGAAGCGATCCCCGCCGATGCCATGGTGCTCGATGTCGGCCCGAAGTCGATTGAAGCGGTCAAGAGCTGGATCGGCCGCGCTACGACGCTGGTCTGGAACGGTCCGCTCGGCGCCTTCGAAATCACGCCTTTTGACGCGGCGACCGTCGCAGTCGCCAAATATGCCGCTGAATGCACCAAGACCGGCAAGCTGACCTCGGTCGCCGGCGGCGGCGACACGGTTTCGGCGCTCAACCATGCCGGCGTTGCCGACGACTTCACCTATGTCTCGACGGCGGGCGGCGCGTTCCTCGAATGGATGGAAGGCAAGGTCCTGCCGGGTGTCGCAGTTCTGCAGGCCAGCAAATAAACAAGCCTTATCGCCGTGAATGATACGGGCCGCGAAAGCTAAAGCTTTCGCGGCTTTTCCATGAGTGCTAGGATTACATGAAAGACTTTCAAACGGTTGAAATCATTTCAATCGTTTCAATTAGTTAGCCTGCCATTTCCCTCCTTCTACACTTCTGTTATCGCCGATCTATATTGTTCTTGTCGCCGAATGAAATCGCCTTGGAGAAACAAAATGAGCGAACGAATTGAAGACATTGCCGTAAAGATGGTTGCTGGTGGCAAGGGCCTCCTGGCGGCGGACGAATCCACCGCCACGATCAAGAAGCGCTTCGACGCCATCTCTCTCGTATCAACGGAAGAGAGCCGCCGCGACTATCGCGAAATGCTCTTCCGCTCTGACGACGCAATGAAGAAGTACATCTCCGGCGTCATCCTCTATGAGGAAACCCTCTTCCAGAAGGCCGCCGACGGCACCCCCTTCGTCGATATCATCAGGGCTGCAGACAGCATTCCCGGCATCAAGGTCGATGTCGGCGCCAAGCCACTCGCCGGCTTCCCTGGTGAAACCGTCACCGAAGGCCTCGACGGCCTAGCCGACCGCCTGGCGAAATATTATGACGCCGGCGCCCGCTTCGCCAAGTGGCGCGGCGTGATCGCCATTTCCGATACGCTGCCGACCTATGGCGCCATCAAGGCCAACGCCCATGCGCTTGCCCGTTACGCCGCCCTCTGCCAGCAGGCCAAGATCGTTCCGATCGTCGAGCCGGAAGTGCTGATGGATGGCGAGCCCGGCACGCAGAGCCTCGACCGCAGTGAGGAAGTTACCCGCTGGACGCTGCAGATCGTCTTCCAGGAGCTCGCAGAAGCCCGCATCAAGCTCGAAGGCATGATCCTGAAGCCGAGCATGGTCATCGACGGCAAGAAGGTCCGCAAAGCCTCGGTCGAGCAGGTCGCCGAACGCACCGTCAAGGTTCTAAAGGAAACCGTTCCGTCAGCCGTTCCCGGTATCGCCTTCCTCTCCGGCGGCCAGTCCACCGAAGAGGCGACCGCCCACCTCTCCGCCATCAATTCCGGCTATGAACTGCCCTGGAAGGTGACCTTCTCCTATGGCCGCGCCCTGCAGGACAGCGCGCTGAAGGCATGGGGCGGCAAGCCGGAAAACGTCGCCGCCGGCCAGCGCGCCTTCACCCATCGCGCCGAGATGAACTATCTCGCCGCCAAGGGCAGCTGGACGAAGGATCGCGAACAGGCTGCCTGATGCCAGCTGGAGCAATTCCAGGAAAAGTGCACTACAATTTTCTCGGAATTGCGCGGAAACAAAGGGATAGAGTGGTTCGATGGCTGTGAAAAGCTGAGCCACTTGAGTATTCGAATGAACGAAAAGCCTCGGTCGCGATGCGATCGGGGCTTTTTTGCTTTCGGGCAATAGCCAATCGGGCGTTCAGAATAGAGCATGTTACATCTGACACAATGGTAAGAATAGGTTTGCTGTGATATCGGAAAACAGACCATGTCAAATGGGTGTTACGAAAACGCGGCACTAGCTTGTCCATTTATAATAAAAGGAGCCAAATAGAGGGGTTGCCATATGCTTGCTTGGCGCAGTTTTGTTGCCGTTCTTTCTGTAGTACTAGTTGCTCAAATAGACAATGCTTGCGCCCAACAGTTGCAGACCGCCGTCCCCGTTTTTTCCGCGACCGGGCCGGACGCGGAGGCTTACGGTGAGAAACTCGGCTACCCCGTCGGCCTGCCGCTGAGCGAACAACGGAACATGATCGGCAATTTCAGTCACGCCGATAAGCTTGCGCCAACGCATACGATCGCCGCCGCCGAGCATCCGCTATCCCTCTTACGCGCCCCGTCCGAGATTTCGGTCAAGTTCACGTTCGGCACTGAAACCGGCTCTTTGTCGAAATATCTCGACACCAATCCCACCACTGGCCTGCTGATTGCCCACAACGACACGATCCTGTTCGAACATTACCAATATGGCCGCACCGACCGCGACCGCCTTGTCTCGCAATCCATGGCGAAAACTTTGACCGCCATGATGATCGGGATCGCGATTTCCGAGGGCGCCATCCATTCGATCGACGATACGGTCAAGACCTATGTGCCGGAGCTGAAAGGCACGGAGATGGGCGCCACGCCGATCCGCGCCTTGCTGCATATGGCCTCCGGCATTGCCTTCACCGAAAACTTCGGCAATCCTGACGACAATGTTCGCCTCAGCAATTCATTGCTCGGCCCGGAAAAACTCGACCCCATTACGGCCATATCGCGGTTCAACAAGCGGGTCGCTCCTCCCGATACCGTGTGGCACTACAGCAATCTTGACACCGAAGGGCTGAGCCTGGTCCTGACGCACGCCACCCATATGAGCATGGCGGATTATCTCCAGACCCGCATCTGGCAGCCGATGGGTGCGGAAGCCAGCGCGAACTGGCAGGTCGACAGCACCGGCCAGGAGGTCGGCTACTGCTGCTTCAGCGCGACACTGCGCGATTATGCCCGCTTCGGCCTGCTGCTCGCGCATGACGGCGCCTTGAACGGCCGGCAGATCATACCCCGCCAATGGCTGTTGGATGCCACGGAGCCGGTCAAGCAAGGCTCGTTCCTAGCGGTCAATCACGAAACGAACCCCTGGGGCTACGGCTATCAAACCTGGCTGATGCCCGGTCCGCGCCGAACATTCTTTCTGGATGGCCGAGCCGGCCAGCGCATCCTCGTCGATCCGACAACCCATCTGGTTCTCGTTCACACTGCCGTACGTGCGAAGCCCGGCGATACGGGCAGTGCCGAGCTGGTCGAGCTCTGGTCCAGCGTGCTCAAGCAGTTTCAGAACAATTGACGTGATCGTCATCGCGTGATGGGCCTTAATGCTGATACGGAAGCCAGACCTCCAACGGTGACCGCTGGTGAAGTTGTCACCGGCACAAGTTCCCGCTTCCAGCACCAGCCGACCACCGGCTAAATCCTCGCAGATCTATAAAAGCTGTGGGGGCCGCCATGAACACTGTCGCTTATGTCACCGTCGATGTCTTCACATCCGAACGCTTCGTTGGCAATCCACTGGCGGTCATCCCCGATGCGCGAGGCCTCGGCAGCGACGCCATGCAGAAGATCGCAGCCGAGTTCGGTTATTCGGAAACGACCTTCGTGCTGCCGCCTGAAAATCCCGATCACACCGCGCGCGTTCGCATCTTTACGCCGACAGCTGAAATTCCCTTTGCCGGCCACCCGAATGTCGGCACCGCCTTCGTTCTCGGCCAGCAGCGGGCGATCTTCGGAAGGCCTACGGGCGACAGACTGATTTTCGAAGAGGATGCCGGTCTTGTGGAGGTCGCCTTGTTGCGCAACGATAGCGCGGTCGTCGGCGCAAGCATTCGCGCGCCTGGCCAACTTACGATCGGCGAGTCGGTTGCCGACGAACTGATTGCCCGCTGTGTGCAGATCAACCCACAGTCGATCCGCCATACGACCCATGCCCCGATCTTCGCATCCGTCGGTCTGCCTTTCGCCTTCGCCGAATTGGACAGCCTCGAAACGCTCGCCAAGGCATGGCCGAATGCCGCCGTTTTTGCTGAAGCCGCCGCACGGCACAAGGAAGACAAGACCGGCTTCTCACTCTTTCTCTACGTGCGCTCTCCCGAAAACCCGTGGGCCATCCGCGCCCGCATGTTTGCCCCGCTCGACAACGTCACGGAAGATCCGGCGACCGGCAGCGCCTCTGCCGCGATCAGCGCCTATCTGACGTCCCTGCTTCCCGCGCAGGATGTGGAGGTAAAAATTACCATCGAACAGGGCGTGGAGATGGGAAGACGCAGCCTTATCGGCGTTGATGTCAGGAAATCTGCCGGCACGGTAAACGAAGTCTTGCTGTCAGGCAGCAGCGTCTCCGTCATGCGCGGAGAGATCCAACTTTAGGCAGCCGCACGTAGCGGCGCTGAGACCCTGAATCCGGGCTGAAATGCGCTAGAACACCTCGTTGATGACAAGCGCCACCGTCCAGACGGCAAAGGCGAAGATAGCGATCTTCCAGAAATCGGCCCTGCGCCTCAAGCCCGGCAGCCCCAAAGGTTTGATGATGTGCACCGCCATGGCGAGCAGAAGCAGCACCGCTATGGCTTTTGTCACGCTATTTTTCTCCGTTTATGCAAGAGTGAGGGCAGCCGCGACCAAAAACCGCTGCACGCCTTTCGCGATCATGCTCTAATCGTCATAGGACGGACATTTTTCCGCGCCAACAGACTGTTTCTACAGGCCGATAGCGGCAATCCGGGACACAATCAATAGCGAATACAGACAGGGCAGAATCCTGTCTTATCGGCTCCTGAAACGAGCCGCATGAAGGTGGGGAGCATGAAACGAAACATATTGCCGGTACTCGCTTTGCTGTTCGGCACGCTGTTCCTGTTTACGGGCAATGGCTTGCACAGCCTGTTGCTGCCTGTGCGCGGCACGGCCGAAGGCTATGCGACGACGACGCTCGGCCTGCTTGGCACCACCTGGGCGACGGGTTTCGTCCTCGGCTGCCTGACGGCGCCGAAACTGGTTCGGCGCATAGGTCATGTGCGCGCCTTTTCTGGTTTCATCTCCGTCATCGCCATCATCGCGCTTCTGACCGGCATCATCGTCGACCCCACCTGGTGGGTGGCGTTGCGTGCCGTGACCGGCTTCTGCACGGCCGGCACCTCAATGATCATCGAAAGCTGGCTCAACGAACGCGCTACCAATGAAAGCCGCGGCGCGATCTTCTCGCTCTATATCGGCATTACGCTAATCGGCGCCGTCGCCGGCCAGATGATGGTGCCCTTCGCCGACGTCCATACGCCTATCCTCTTCATGGTGTGCGGCATCTGCTATTGTATCGCCATGCTGCCGACGACGCTGTCGACCGCCGCCTCGCCGCAGCCGCTGAAGGCCGTCAGCCTCGACCTAAAGGCGCTCTACCGCAATTCACCGGTCGCCTCGATCGGCATCCTGCTCGTCGGCATCGCCAATGGCGCATACGGCACGCTCGGCGCCGTCTTCGGTGCGAAGGCCGGCCTTTCCCAAGGCGATATCGCGCTGATGATGAGCTCGACCATCTTCGCCGGCGCCGTCATGCAGCTGCCGGCCGGCCGCCTGTCCGATCGCATCGACCGCCGCTATGTACTTGCGGGCATGGCGGCGATCGCCGCTCTCGACGGTCTGCTGCTGTTTCTGCTGAAGCCCGGCAGCCCCTTCTTCCTCATCGGCATGGTCGTCATTTATGGCGCCGTCGCCAATACGCTCTATCCGATCGCCGTCGCCCACGCCAACGACTTCGCCGCGCCGGAGGATTTCGTCAAGGTTTCGGGCGGCCTGCTGCTGCTCTACGGTATCGGCACGATCATCGGCCCGACGCTGAGCGGCCCGGTCATGTCCTCCATCGGCCCATACTCGCTATTCTTCGTCACCGCTGTCGCCCATGTGCTGATTACCTCCTATTCGATCTTCCGCAGCCGCATGCGCGCCGCAAAACCGGCGGGTGATCGCGACGCCTACACGACCATGCCGTCGGCCAACGCGCAGATGATCACACCGGAGAGCATGGCGCTCGCGCGCAGCGAGACTTCAAAAAAGGACGATATAACTGTAAATTACGGCACCTGATCCCTCGACAAGGGAAAGGAGGAGCCGAAATGAGCCTATTCGATGATGATCGTCCCAAGCAGCCGTCCGCCCACGAGATCGGCAGCGACCTGTCGTTGCTGTCGGTGGACGAGCTGAAAAGCCGCGTAGCATTGCTCCAGGGCGAGATAGCTCGACTGGAAGAGGAAATCGCCACCAAGACCTCCGGCCGAAAGGCAGCGGATAGTCTTTTCCGCTTCTGACGCACCGTTCCAAGGCGGCTTGCCATGGCACGAAATCCGTGCGGGGCAGTCCAGGATCAAGGCATGGTCAACTCAATATTAAGCTTTACGACATATTACTACGACCATCCAGATTCGCTCTGGACTCAGACAGTTCCTCCACTTGGCGAATTGGTCTGATTTTTCTCCCTGTTTTACCTTGAGAGCCGCTTTTGCGGCTCTTCTTTTTTGTCCTGTATCGCGGACCTCGCCGAAACTGTGGAGATTAACCCTTTCTTAAGAATCGCCTTGCGAATTTCAGTTAAAACAACCATCTTAAAGTCATAAAAGCGGATGCCGAAAGCTCTTAGGGACTTGACCGGCTTTTCCTGAACAAAAGTGTTGCGTGAAGCAGGGATTTATTCGATGTCGGAACTTGGGTTGAACACGATCAGCTTTGCTGGCCACGCCGCATCGTCGGCGCAGTTCAGGGCGCTTTATTCTGAAGGCATGTCGCTGGTCGAGGAAACCGCCGGTTATCTCGACGGCCAGGGCCGCGCCGCTTCCAAGGTTCTGCCGCGCATGGCTTCGGTGCTCTATGCCGCCGAATCCATGCGCCTGACGACCCGCCTCATGCAGATGGCCTCCTGGCTGCTGCTGCAGCGCGCCGTCAACAACGGCGAAATGTCGCGCGATCAGGTATTGGCCGAAAAGAACAAGGTTCGCCTCGACGGCTTCAACGTCGATCGCACCGCTCCGGGGTGGAATGACCTGCCGGAATCCTTCCGCGATCTCGTCGAGCGTTCGCTGCGCCTGCAAAACCGCGTCGCCATCCTCGATCGCGAGATCTATCGCCCGACGGAAACTGCCATCGTTCCGGACAACCAGAACAGCGTCAAGGCACAGCTGACCCTGCTGCAGACCGCATTTGGCGGCAACTGAGCTTCAGACAATCGGCAATGAATTCAAACCGGCCGCGCCTGACGTGGCCGATTTTGTTTTGAGCAATCATCCAGCCCTCCGAAAAGCCATGCGCAGAATTAGGTCTGAAGTTGAAGCCGGGCCAAACT
The Rhizobium sp. 11515TR DNA segment above includes these coding regions:
- a CDS encoding phosphoglycerate kinase — encoded protein: MAAFKTLDDLTDISGKRVLVRVDLNVPVKDGKVTDATRIERVAPTILELSEKGAKVILLAHFGRPKDGPSPDLSLGLIIPAVEEVLDHAVLFASDCIDAPAADAVAKMNNGDILLLENTRFHKEEEKNDAAFTKALAANGDIYVNDAFSAAHRAHSSTEGLAHLLPAYAGRTMQAELEALEKGLGNPVRPVVAIVGGAKVSTKIDLLMNLVKKVDALVIGGGMANTFLAARGTNVGKSLCEHDLADTAKQIMIEAAASGCAIVLPEDGVVAREFKAGADNEVVAIEAIPADAMVLDVGPKSIEAVKSWIGRATTLVWNGPLGAFEITPFDAATVAVAKYAAECTKTGKLTSVAGGGDTVSALNHAGVADDFTYVSTAGGAFLEWMEGKVLPGVAVLQASK
- a CDS encoding class I fructose-bisphosphate aldolase — protein: MSERIEDIAVKMVAGGKGLLAADESTATIKKRFDAISLVSTEESRRDYREMLFRSDDAMKKYISGVILYEETLFQKAADGTPFVDIIRAADSIPGIKVDVGAKPLAGFPGETVTEGLDGLADRLAKYYDAGARFAKWRGVIAISDTLPTYGAIKANAHALARYAALCQQAKIVPIVEPEVLMDGEPGTQSLDRSEEVTRWTLQIVFQELAEARIKLEGMILKPSMVIDGKKVRKASVEQVAERTVKVLKETVPSAVPGIAFLSGGQSTEEATAHLSAINSGYELPWKVTFSYGRALQDSALKAWGGKPENVAAGQRAFTHRAEMNYLAAKGSWTKDREQAA
- a CDS encoding serine hydrolase domain-containing protein — protein: MQTAVPVFSATGPDAEAYGEKLGYPVGLPLSEQRNMIGNFSHADKLAPTHTIAAAEHPLSLLRAPSEISVKFTFGTETGSLSKYLDTNPTTGLLIAHNDTILFEHYQYGRTDRDRLVSQSMAKTLTAMMIGIAISEGAIHSIDDTVKTYVPELKGTEMGATPIRALLHMASGIAFTENFGNPDDNVRLSNSLLGPEKLDPITAISRFNKRVAPPDTVWHYSNLDTEGLSLVLTHATHMSMADYLQTRIWQPMGAEASANWQVDSTGQEVGYCCFSATLRDYARFGLLLAHDGALNGRQIIPRQWLLDATEPVKQGSFLAVNHETNPWGYGYQTWLMPGPRRTFFLDGRAGQRILVDPTTHLVLVHTAVRAKPGDTGSAELVELWSSVLKQFQNN
- a CDS encoding PhzF family phenazine biosynthesis protein, whose translation is MNTVAYVTVDVFTSERFVGNPLAVIPDARGLGSDAMQKIAAEFGYSETTFVLPPENPDHTARVRIFTPTAEIPFAGHPNVGTAFVLGQQRAIFGRPTGDRLIFEEDAGLVEVALLRNDSAVVGASIRAPGQLTIGESVADELIARCVQINPQSIRHTTHAPIFASVGLPFAFAELDSLETLAKAWPNAAVFAEAAARHKEDKTGFSLFLYVRSPENPWAIRARMFAPLDNVTEDPATGSASAAISAYLTSLLPAQDVEVKITIEQGVEMGRRSLIGVDVRKSAGTVNEVLLSGSSVSVMRGEIQL
- a CDS encoding MFS transporter, coding for MKRNILPVLALLFGTLFLFTGNGLHSLLLPVRGTAEGYATTTLGLLGTTWATGFVLGCLTAPKLVRRIGHVRAFSGFISVIAIIALLTGIIVDPTWWVALRAVTGFCTAGTSMIIESWLNERATNESRGAIFSLYIGITLIGAVAGQMMVPFADVHTPILFMVCGICYCIAMLPTTLSTAASPQPLKAVSLDLKALYRNSPVASIGILLVGIANGAYGTLGAVFGAKAGLSQGDIALMMSSTIFAGAVMQLPAGRLSDRIDRRYVLAGMAAIAALDGLLLFLLKPGSPFFLIGMVVIYGAVANTLYPIAVAHANDFAAPEDFVKVSGGLLLLYGIGTIIGPTLSGPVMSSIGPYSLFFVTAVAHVLITSYSIFRSRMRAAKPAGDRDAYTTMPSANAQMITPESMALARSETSKKDDITVNYGT
- a CDS encoding DUF1192 domain-containing protein translates to MSLFDDDRPKQPSAHEIGSDLSLLSVDELKSRVALLQGEIARLEEEIATKTSGRKAADSLFRF
- the rcdA gene encoding protease adaptor protein RcdA; this encodes MSELGLNTISFAGHAASSAQFRALYSEGMSLVEETAGYLDGQGRAASKVLPRMASVLYAAESMRLTTRLMQMASWLLLQRAVNNGEMSRDQVLAEKNKVRLDGFNVDRTAPGWNDLPESFRDLVERSLRLQNRVAILDREIYRPTETAIVPDNQNSVKAQLTLLQTAFGGN